A window of the Helianthus annuus cultivar XRQ/B chromosome 4, HanXRQr2.0-SUNRISE, whole genome shotgun sequence genome harbors these coding sequences:
- the LOC110937740 gene encoding protein GRAVITROPIC IN THE LIGHT 1 has protein sequence MELGSAASSKPPQISDMFQKFAIAFKAKTVEFFTEEEQESAATSAVVSAAVSDNEDGFTLLDSTEDFIPDQKVIIIKPDFNFETTESQTKSQTPIQKQNTVSIIQPFDTHFGNYLISSVFAVISSFEASYLQLQTAHVPFDGEGIMVNDKALVNQLQKLYDLRGLYIDSRKNPDFNVDFTSGSCLEAQVNENQSKLRALETMFNRLQSDIDGKDDKVSILRKQLGEIEEGNAKLSMRLSKSLKPPNGFLPRIRVFDSMLRDACRSAHRFTKCLIQLMKKAGYDLDVAASYVHPDVGYVKKGHHRYAFLSYVCLGMFQGFETDNFGLVGYEGSNDNSMELFEHVSVNPLETLNKNPDFPFSKFCERKYEQLVHPTMESSIFKNVDRKNLEVMDSWRSVTVFYDAFVNMSSSIWLLHKLARLFTPPVEIFQVEKGVDFSMVYMEDVTKKYSILENGISKVGFTVIPGFKIGKTVVQAQVYLTGSKSTK, from the coding sequence ATGGAATTGGGTTCTGCAGCTTCTTCAAAACCCCCACAAATCTCCGATATGTTCCAAAAGTTTGCAATCGCATTCAAAGCAAAAACCGTCGAATTCTTCACCGAAGAAGAACAAGAATCCGCCGCCACCTCCGCCGTCGTCTCCGCCGCCGTCTCCGACAACGAAGACGGCTTCACGTTACTCGACTCTACCGAAGACTTCATCCCCGATCAAAAGGTTATTATCATCAAACCTGATTTCAATTTTGAAACTACCGAAAGTCAAACTAAAAGTCAAACTCCAATTCAAAAGCAAAATACTGTTTCCATCATACAACCGTTTGATACCCACTTCGGTAATTATCTGATCTCTTCTGTTTTCGCTGTGATTTCATCGTTTGAAGCTTCGTATCTTCAGTTACAAACCGCACATGTGCCGTTTGATGGAGAGGGTATTATGGTAAATGATAAAGCTTTAGTTAATCAGCTTCAAAAGCTGTATGATTTAAGAGGGTTATATATAGATTCTCGAAAGAATCCGGATTTTAATGTTGATTTTACTAGTGGGTCTTGTTTAGAAGCTCAGGTTAATGAGAATCAGAGCAAGTTACGAGCCCTAGAAACTATGTTTAATAGGTTACAGTCTGATATTGATGGTAAAGATGATAAAGTTTCGATTTTGAGGAAGCAATTAGGGGAAATTGAAGAGGGTAATGCGAAATTATCGATGAGATTGTCGAAAAGCTTGAAACCCCCAAATGGGTTTTTGCcaagaattagggtttttgattctATGTTGCGCGATGCGTGTCGATCTGCGCATCGGTTTACCAAATGTTTGATCCAGTTGATGAAGAAAGCTGGGTATGATTTGGATGTAGCAGCTAGTTATGTTCATCCGGATGTTGGGTATGTGAAAAAGGGGCATCATCGGTATGCTTTTTTGTCATATGTTTGTTTAGGTATGTTTCAAGGTTTTGAAACTGATAATTTCGGTTTGGTTGGATACGAAGGTTCTAATGATAATTCAATGGAATTGTTTGAGCATGTATCCGTTAATCCGTTGGAGACTTTAAATAAGAATCCGGATTTTCCTTTCTCGAAATTTTGTGAAAGAAAATACGAACAGCTTGTGCATCCGACGATGGAATCTTCGATATTCAAGAACGTGGACAGAAAGAATTTGGAGGTTATGGATTCATGGAGATCGGTTACTGTTTTCTATGATGCTTTTGTTAATATGTCTAGTTCAATATGGTTACTTCATAAACTGGCTCGTTTGTTTACTCCACCGGTTGAGATATTTCAGGTGGAAAAAGGGGTCGACTTTTCAATGGTTTATATGGAAGACGTAACAAAAAAGTATTCGATTCTTGAAAACGGTATATCAAAAGTGGGCTTTACAGTGATACCCGGGTTCAAAATAGGGAAGACcgtcgttcaagctcaagtttaTTTAACCGGATCAAAGAGTACAAAATGA
- the LOC110937741 gene encoding uncharacterized protein LOC110937741: MSEEHQEAPVSEEGPVPVLRWDLGLFEQIVRSFRFPPEWDARYPAQGQTAADAPPGYITLFEDFFLQGNFRLPATNFFGSILSYYKFHISQLSPPGMVRVRHFEFLCQSHGIEPTVNKFRVFYQLQRTMGFFSFASRGTAKKILLNPPKSFHDWKPKFFFIREEVLPIAMPFREWTEVIPKEDLPIPKSAQWYQQLTATPNRVFGENVLVAAKMSDQWSPSSRELPVLKIGDQETQLYQAAFPAFGGSMGVRPLRDDEEGWYDQIKGNFMFPPADAFASPPDATEGVLRDLGVDPEEKKKKPSKKKKKADVEVTSKGPGASRATTAAVKGTLRLRQRDLDDYVIISDSYEGLSYAATGKTGAGGSKGSGSAGSRNPDADATPSQPEDEEEEEEETAPLIGRKRGRSEVTTGMASAPVSVVIPVVGKKSKLRSLYQFSPEIKKKTPEKGVKFVEPSTKRPKVATEPSDSAARDAAKTAEAQRKAEEDRRKEESRIAAQKKAEERKRKEEEEKKRKEEEERKLEAERKRKAEEERKLREEADRQRKAEEARKERSADQSSVQGQSGVPKPPPAAPIVTSKGLGRYVSSGASSGGAGGYNPNVIGAKDTVGDIYYKTYTEEERGDAPHQAPWSLRQKDTFVEFGPSRDWYLNQFTPGEVNRQKAKPHEMLYRTYILAEANARSANHQIVREWRTMVRERADWEAYRERVLKRVGEFEKAKATFDEEKAKFEADRKAEEWGREGLQKKLHNVEEQLAKEKAEFKRICAQDNERTYALRQKIVGLEATVADLTSKVEEAQGEKTAKQQMEVELTEAKVQLSNKDKDLHAKDVEIAELKRRLNEQIDRCESLEIDLEAEKVKATDAEEARAVSTAALNVAQTNYSEAQGIVDTLVSEAEWMRTRGIVLVANSILNAGELDRAVAALTDAARAVGHRGGYLECADHVERMLGQEFDTSHCSVTEQADAALASAENSYDNLSLPIMDLVVSALKKDDWCQRLKAILDPPITVESSDEEAAGDDGGGDDDGDDGEGNEDDDGEKKEDK, from the exons ATGAGTGAAGAACATCAAGAAGCTCCTGTTAGTGAGGAGGGGCCAGTCCCAGTCCTGAGATGGGACTTAGGTTTATTCGAACAGATCGTTCGAAGTTTTAGGtttccaccggagtgggatgcccggTACCCTGCTCAGGGTCAGACCGCGGCTGATGCCCCACCCGGTTACATTACTTTGTTCGAAGACTTCTTCCTTCAAGGAAACTTCCGGCTGCCGGCGACTAACTTCTTTGGTAGCATATTGTCCTACTACAAGTTTCATATTTCGCAGTTAAGCCCACCTGGGATGGTGAGGGTGAGGCACTTTGAGTTCTTGTGTCAATCTCACGGCATTGAGCCGACGGTGAATAAGTTTCGTGTCTTCTATCAACTGCAAAGAAcaatggggttcttttcttttgCTAGCCGTGGTACGGCTAAGAAGATTTTGTTGAATCCTCCCAAGAGTTTCCACGACTGGAAACCCAAGTTCTTCTTCATCCGGGAGGAAGTCTTGCCAATAGCTATGCCGTTTAGGGAATGGACCGAGGTTATACCAAAGGAGGACCTTCCTATACCGAAGTCTGCTCAGTGGTATCAGCAGCTTACCGCAACCCCTAACCGGGTATTTGGGGAGAATGTTCTGGTTGCTGCcaagatgagtgaccagtggtcacctaGTAGCAGGGAACTCCCGGTCTTGAAGATCGGGGATCAAG AGACGCAACTCTATCAGGCTGCCTTCCCAGCCTTTGGTGGCTCCATGGGCGTTCGCCCTCTGCGCGATGATGAGGAAGGCTGGTATGACCAGATAAAGGGGAACTTCATGTTTCCTCCTGCTGACGCCTTCGCCTCGCCGCCGGATGCAACTGAAG gtgtgttgcgcgatcTGGGGGTTGAcccagaggagaagaagaagaaaccttcgaagaagaaaaagaaggcgGATGTTGAAGTGACCAGCAAGGGTCCTGGCGCCAGTCGCGCAACTACTGCTGCTGTCAAAGGTACGCTTCGCCTCCGGCAACGTGACTTAGACGATTACGTGATAATCAGTGACTCTTATGAAGGTTTATCATATGCAGCTACGGGAAAGACTGGCGCTGGTGGGTCAAAGGgctctgggagcgcgggttctcgtaacccgGATGCTGACGCAACTCCATCTCAACCtgaggatgaagaagaagaggaagaagagactGCCCCGTTGATTGGAAGAAAGAGGGGTAGAAGCGAGGTGACAACTGGTATGGCCTCTGCGCCTGTTTCagttgttattcccgttgttgGGAAGAAGAGCAAGTTGCGCTCGTTATACCAGTTTTCTCCTG agatcaagaagaagacccctgaaaagGGGGTTAAGTTTGTTGAACCCAGCACGAAAAGACCTAAGGTTGCCACTGAACCTTCCGATTCTGCTGCGCGTGATGCTGCGAAAACTGCTGAAGCGCAGCGAAAGGCAGAAGAGGATCGGAGGAAAGAAGAGAGTAGGATTGCTGCGCAGAAGAAGGCTGAAGAGCGAAAGCgcaaagaagaggaagagaaaaagaggaaggaggaggaggagagaaAGCTGGAGGCGGAGAGGAAGAGGAAAGCGGAAGAGGAGAGAAAGCTGAGGGAGGAGGCGGATAGGCAGAGGAAGGCGGAAGAGGCGAGGAAAGAAAGATCTGCCGATCAGTCTTCTGTTCAAGGGCAGTCTGGTGTCCCAAAACCTCCCCCTGCTGCGCCGATTGTTACCTCTAAGGGGTTAGGGCGCTATGTGTCTAGTGGTGCAAGCTCTGGAGGAGCTGGGGGCTATAACCCCAATGTGATAGGTGCGAAGGATACCGTCGGGGACATATATTATAAAACTTATACTGAAGAGGAACGTGGTGATGCTCCTCATCAAGCCCCTTGGAGCTTAAGGCAAAAGGATACATTTGTTGAATTTGGTCCTTCTCGCGATTGGTACTTGAACCAATTCACTCCTGGCGAAGTTAACCGTCAAAAGGCGAAGCCGCATGAAATGTTGTATCGCACTTACATTCTTGCCGAGGCCAACGCTCGATCTGCTAACCATCAGATAGTTCGTGAATGGCGAACAATGGTCAGAGAGCGCGCCGATTGGGAGGCTTACCGAGAACGTGTGCTAAAACGTGTTGGTGAATTTGAGAAGGCTAAGGCCACATTTGATGAGGAGAaagccaagtttgaggctgatAGGAAAGCTGAAGAGTGGGGTCGCGAGGGCCTGCAAAAGAAACTTCATAATGTGGAagagcaactggccaaggagaaggccgagttcaaGCGTATATGCGCTCAAGACAACGAGCGTACTTATGCTCTACGCCAGAAGATCGTTGGTCTTGAGGCTACAGTTGCGGACTTGACCTCAAAGGTGGAGGAAGCGCAGGGTGAAAAAactgccaagcagcagatggag GTTGAGCTGACTGAAGCCAAGGTGCAATTGTCTAACAAGGACAAGGATCTCCATGCCAAGGACGTTGAGATAGCGGAACTCAAGCGTCGCTTGAATGAGCAAATCGACAGATGCGAGTCTTTGGAGATTGACCTTGAGGCTGAGAAGGTCAAGGCCACCGATgctgaggaggcgcgtgctgtCAGCACTGCGGCGCTTAACGTGGCTCAGACAAATTATTCTGAGGCCCAAGGCATTGTGGACACGCTTGTTTCTGAAGCAGAATGGATGCGCACTCGGGGAATAGTGCTG gttgccaactccatccTGAACGCCGGCGAGCTAGATCGCGCTGTTGCTGCTCTTACGGATGCGGCGCGTGCAGTTGGTCATCGAGGAGGTTACCTGGAGTGTGCTGATCACGTTGAGCGAATGCTGGGACAAGAATTCGATACAAGTCATTGCTCAGTGACGGAACAAGCTGATGCTGCGCTGGCCAGTGCTGAGAACTCATATGACAACCTCTCCTTGCCCATCATGGACTTGGTTGTTAGTGCCTTAAAAAAGGATGATTGGTGTCAGCGCCTCAAGGCGATCCTTGATCCACCGATTACTGTTGAATCATCTGATGAGGAAGCAGCTGGTGATGATGGCGGAGGTGATGACGATGGCGACGATGGTGAAGGGaacgaagatgatgatggtgagaaGAAAGAAGACAAATAG